The sequence TCCTTCCCTAACCACGCCGCGTCCTCACAGCTGCTGGCGCCCGGCCCCCTTGCCCGCCTCGGTCCTGCCCACAGTCCTGTCCCTTCTGCTCTGTCCTGCCCTTAACTTCCTCCCTTCTTCAGGAAGTCTTCCCCTGTGAGCCCCGGACCTCCCAGCACTGCGTCTGGGTGCACCTGCGGGAGGGGTttcccagcccctctgcctgTGCTTTTGGCCGCTGTGTTCTAGTTAGCATATGCATCCCGAACGCCTTCCTTATTTTAAGTCTGTCCCCTGCATCACTCCACTTCTTACCCCGTGGCCTAAGTGTTCTTTGTAACTGGCAAATCCAGTTTTCCGAGCCAGTCCCGTGAGGCCCCTCGTCTCTTATCTTCCAGGCTTTTTCGTCCTTGCCCCCTTCCCATGTGACTCCGGCCCCTACTCGCTGACTCTGCTCCCAGCATCGTGTCAGTTTCTAAACTGCacccctgggcctttgcacgtgctgctcCATCTGCCTGGCAGGCTTCCCCGCCCACCCCCAACACCTTCGCTTGGCTAATCCACCTTTCAGGTCTTAGCCTGGCTTAGAGGTCATTGCTCCCGGAAGATGTTCTCTGGCCAAAGTCTGGGCTGGGCGACTTCGttctgtgccccccccccccactccccattaTGTCCTCATGCTGCGTCCTGTTCGTTTCGTTGGCTGTCTTTCCCACCAGACCATAAAACTTGGCAGAAACCAAACCGTCTTGTTCACAGCTGTCTCATCTAACACTGTGCCTGGCAAGACCAGGTTTTCAGTAAACATTCATGAGTGAATAAATGCGCTTCCTGACAGCGGGGATCATGTTCGTCTCCTGCCTCAGCAGACTGGGAGCTGCCTCTCTGGACTGTGCCTGGGTGTCCAGCCCACACGTCCAGGTTGTGCAGCCAGAGGGAAGGACAGAGCGCTTGCTGAATGACCTAGAGTTTCCTGTCCAAGTAAGACCTGGGCCTGCTCTGCTTAGACTCCTTCCCAGGAGGGGCCCAGCGGGGAGGAAGGGCTTCGGGGGAGGGGGCACATACCTGCAGTGGACCACGATGGGCCCAGTGTTGGCAGCCGTCTCTGGGCTGTCCTCCACCTCGGCCACCAGGCGCAGCAGGGGCCCAGCCGACTCTGGGGTCTGGTGGTCAGGCCAGGCCGAGAAGAGGATGTGCTTCACTGACCGGCGCTCTTCCTGGTGCTGGGTGGGGACAAGGCATGAGAGCAGGGCACAGGATGAGGGCATCGCCCGTCCCCTTCCCTGgtgctggggctggagggagccCGAGCAGAAGACGCCAGCCTGGTCCCGTTCATTTTGCTCCACCGCTCCCTCCTGGGACACCTCTGGGGAGGGCGGAAAGACCCaggttccagtcctggctctgcctccagcCAGCACGTGACTTTGGGTGAGTCCCTTGACCTCACTCTCCTCACCTTGAAAATGGGACCATGATGCTCGGAGGATAGAGAAACGCTTTGGAGAGCAGAAGACGCTACACAATAACAGATGCGTTTTTAGGCCCTTTTACAAGTTATTAAGCATCTTGTCAAACGGCCCGCGGTTCCTCCAGCAGTGACTCCAGGACCCCGCTCCCTCCTCTGGGCGCTTGGCACAGACCGCTGGGCCTTCCTGGCGGTTCCCACCTGGATCGTTGGCGCTGCCCTACTGGACTAGAGGCTCCCTGAGGGCGGCACCCACATCCCTCTTCTTCTGGTCCCAAGCAGCTCTTTACATGTGGGTTCAAGCAGGTTTCCCTGAGTAAACCTGTGCCTCCCAGGGAAGTTCCAGAGAGTGAGGGTGGCCCGACTTCCCTGCGGACCAGAGAGCGGTACCTGGATGGTGAGCTGCCTCACGGCGTACTCCGGGCGCTCTCTCACGTCCTGGACCTGGATGCGGAAGGGCCCGTAGGTCCCCTCCTCCGTGGGCCAGTAGTGGACACACTTCtggggggagggagctgggagtcAGGGGCCAGGGCAGAGATGGGAGCAGGGACCCCCCCACACACCACCTGCGGCATTTCCACCCTGCTGCGAGGGCTGGGCTGTCCTGAATTTGACACCTGCAGATAaagtgtccccccccccccccccccccccccccccccccccccccgcttctgGCTGGGGCTGGCCTCCCTGCCAAGTGTCTCAGGAACTGACAGGTGTCCTCAGCTCCCAGGGGAGGCCCCTGCCCGGAGCTGCCCCAGCAGGGGTGTGCTGCAGACGTGGGTGCAGCCTGTCCGTCTGGGTTCGCCAGGGACTGCACCTCAGCCTCCTACCTCCTTGCCCTCTCGGAGCTGTGTCAGCATGACGATGAGGGACGTCTCCTCCTGCCACACCATCTCCCAGAAGTCTGACACGGTGTTGGGCATAGGGCCCTGGGTGGCGATGTAGGCCTTGTCCTTCCCACCGTATCCCTGCAGGCAAAGGAGGCCGGGGAAGGGTGGGCGGTGAGGCCAGGGCCCTGGGGCGGCCAGACCTGCAGGTGCCGGGCTCAGGCTGCAGCCAGGGACCGTGCAGCCCGGACACACAcgtcacagacacacacaccagacGCCACATGGTGGACACGACACGGGCTCTGAGTGAGAACATCCGGGTTCCAACCCCTGTTCTGCTCACTGCCTGTGCAGCCGGGAGCGAGTTTCCCAGCTTCTGGTCTGTAAACGGGGAGTAATGGCCATCCAGCAGCACGTGGTGCAGACCAAACTCTACGAAGTGTGTTGGGTTGAGTCTAGCATCTTTCAGGGCCTCTGTGActgtccccttcctcccctgctgCTCTCTATCGAATACTAgcgcaaaaggcaagaaacagttCAGTAGTTATCGAGCGGATGTTTCCCTACGTGCTACTTTGTGCGTTTAGCAGCGAGGCCTAGCACACTCCTGCcagccttttctctccctttcaggATCCTCAGCTTCTTGCTCCTCAGGGGACGGTGAAATCCAGACTCCCCAGATTCCCCATCACCGGGCCGCGTTTCCCCCCGCAGGCGGCCCCGGGCTGCGGGCTGTTCACCGGGGCACCCGGCCGCGGTCCCACCCACTCTGAGCCGCTAGAGGGCGCAGTCTGCACCTGCCGCCTCCCACCCCTGCGGGCTGA comes from Delphinus delphis chromosome 1, mDelDel1.2, whole genome shotgun sequence and encodes:
- the PTPN7 gene encoding tyrosine-protein phosphatase non-receptor type 7 isoform X4, with translation MTQLPPDQAPAKKHVRLQERRGSNVALMLDVRSLGTVEPICSVRTPQEVTLHFLRTAGRPLTRRALQHQPPSPKQLEEEFLKIPSNFVSPEDLDIPGHASKDRYKTILPNPQSRVCLGRGQSREDGDYINANYIRGYGGKDKAYIATQGPMPNTVSDFWEMVWQEETSLIVMLTQLREGKEKCVHYWPTEEGTYGPFRIQVQDVRERPEYAVRQLTIQSCLGPEEEGCGCRPQGASSPVGQRQRSRWEPPGRPSGLCQAPRGGSGVLESLLEEPRAV